Genomic DNA from Magnetococcales bacterium:
ACCGACAGCGGCCCCCACGCGCAACCGCCCGTTCTCATCTTTGCAGGCGATCGGGTAGGTTTGCGTCTTTTCGATATCCTTGACCGTGATCAGGCCCACACAACGATACTGGCTGTCCACAACGAGGAGTTTTTCAATGCGGTGCTGGTGCAAAAGGCGCTTGGCCTCGGCCATGTCAACCCCTTCCCGCACCGTGACCAGCCTCTCTTGCGGCGTCATCAACTCACGCACAGGTTGCGCCTGGTCGGTAGCGAAACGGACATCGCGGTTGGTCAGAATACCCACCAGACGGCCATCCTCCTCGGTCACCGGAATCCCGGAGATGACATGGAGATGCATGATCTCCTTGGCCATGCTCAGGGTGGCATCGGGACGAATGGTCCAGGGATTGACCACCATACCGGTGACATACCGCTTGACAGTCTTGACCTCACGGGCCTGTTCCCTCGGGGTCATGTTCCGATGGATGATGCCGATTCCCCCTTCCTGGGCCATGGCGATGGCCGCTCGAGACTCTGTCACCGTATCCATGGCAGCCGACACCAGGGGAATATTGAGCCTGATGGTGCGCGTCAGCCAGGTGGAGACATCCACATCCCGGGGCAAAACCTCCGAGTAAGCCGGCGCCAGAAGGACATCGTCAAATGTGTACGCCTGCTTGATGACGCGCATGTATCCCCTCCTCGTTGGGGAGAGAGGCACGAAATCCCTGGCAAACCAGATAATGCTCGGGACTGCGACCCCGGCTTGCCTTGGGTTTCACCACCTTCACCTGCCCAAAAGCGGTCCGGGCCTGCCGGACCAGATCATGAAATCCTGGGCCATCGAACAGTTTGACCACCGCCGTTCCTTGCGGCTTCAGGATTGCCGCCGCGAAAGCCAAAGCCGCCTCGGCCAGCAACTCACCCCTCGGCTGATCCACAGCCTTGATGCCACTCATGTTGGGAGCCATGTCCGACAGCAACAAATCGGCTGGCCGTCCCAACGCGCCCCGCACCTCCAGAATGGTCGCCTCCTGGAGAAAATCGCCCTGGATCACCTCGGCCCCGGTCAAAGGGTCCATGGCCAGAAGATCAACGGCGACAACCACGCCGCGCGGCCCGACATGCTGCAACGCCACCTGGGTCCACCCTCCCGGGGCAGCGCCAAGATCCACGACCGCCATGCCGGGGCGAAGCAGCTTCACCGGGGGCCGTTCATGGATCTCCAGCAACTTGTAGGCCGCCCGGGAGCGGTACCCGTCGCGTGCCGCCGCCTGAACATAAGGATCCTCGCGGTGCTCTCGCAACCATTCACGACTGGACGGACGGCGGCGTACCATTCAAAACCGGATCGTCAAAATTTCGTAGTGGCGGATGCCTCCCGGCGCCCGCACCTCGATGGAGTCACCCTCCCCTTTGCCAATCATGGCGCGCGCCAGGGGACTGGTGATGGATATCTTGCCCTTCTCCAGATCGGCCTCCTCTGCCCCGACGATATGGTAGGTGGCCTCCTCGTCTGTCTGCTCATCGGTCACCGTCACTTTGGCGCCAAACACCACCTTGCTTGACCGCAGCCGGCTCGTATCGATGATATCGGCATTGGCGAGCGTTGCCTCAAGGTGCTGAATCCGCCCTTCGTTGAAGGACTGCTGCTCCTTGGCAGCCGCATATTCGGCATTCTCGGAAAGGTCACCATGCGCCCGCGCCTCGGCAATCGCTTCGATCACTCTGCTGCGGTCTACGGTTTTGCGCCTTTTCAACTCCGCCTTCAACATCTCGGCGCCTTCCAAGGTCAATGGGACTTTCTGTGCCATTACAACTCCTATTGGCAGGATAACTTGACGTGGATGCGGGAAAGGAAACGAACGTGTCGAACAGCCTACCTGCCAGGGTAATAATCCTGCAACGCCTTGCAATGGAACCCGGTATCCTGCACGGCGCCCATGGCCGAAACGGCGGCCCGCATGCCTGCCACGGTCGTGAAATAGGGGATCTTGCACATCAGGGCGGTACGACGCACAACGAAGGAGTCCTCCGTGGCCTGTTTGCCTTCCGTGGTGTTGAACACCATGGAGATCAAGCCATTTTTCATGTGGTCCACCACATGGGGACGGCCCTCGTTGACCTTGTTGACGCTCTCCACTTCCAACCCCTCGCGCCGTAACCTTTCCGCCGTACCCCGTGTGGCACAGAGGCGGTAACCCATACCCAGAAGCTGCCGGGAAGGAGGGAGCATGCTCTCCTTGTCGGCATCACGCACCGAGATGAAAATCTTCTGCTGCGGATTCAGGTCACCGGCCCGTGGCAGAAACACCCCTGCTCCGAACTGGGCCTTGGCGAAGGCCATGCCGAAGGTATCCGCAATACCCATCACCTCGCCGGTGGACTTCATCTCCGGCCCCAGGATGGTATCCACTCCCCGAAATTTGGCAAAGGGAAAGACCGATTCCTTGACCGAAATGTGCTCGGGCAATCGATAGCTGGTCATACCTGTTGCGGCCAACGTCTCGCCAGCCATGAGACGGGCAGCGACCTTGGCCAGGGAAACACCCGTGGCCTTGGAAACAAACGGCACCGTGCGCGAGGCGCGCGGGTTGACCTCCAGAATATAAACCTCCCCCTGACAGATGGCAAACTGAACATTCATGAGGCCTATGACAGACAAAGCGTCCGCAAGTTTCAAAGTTTGCCGTTCTATTTCGCCGCACAGATCGGCGCTGATGGAATACGGAGGCAAGGAACAGGCGGAATCTCCCGAATGAACGCCTGCCTCCTCAATGTGTTCCATGATGCCACCCACCACAGCCTCCCGGCCATCGGCGACACAATCCACATCCACTTCGATGGCATCCTGGAGAAAATGGTCGATCAGCACCGGATGATCCGGCGAAGCCCGCACCGCAGTGCGCATGTACCGATCCAGATCCCGGGCATCAAAAACGATCTCCATGGCCCGTCCGCCCAGGACATAGGAAGGGCGCACCACCACCGGATAGCCCACCCGTTCGGCCACTTCCAACGCCTCGGCCTCGGAACGGGACAAACCGTTGGCTGGCTGCCGCAACCCCAGACGATGCAACAGTTGTTGAAACCGTTCACGATCCTCCGCCACATCGATGGCATCGGGGGTGGTGCCAATGATGGGAACCCCGGCTGCCTCAAGGGCCTTCGCAAGTTTCAGGGGAGTCTGCCCCCCAAACTGAACGATAACCCCATGGGGCTTTTCGACATCGACGATCGAGAGAACATCTTCCAGGGTCAAGGGCTCGAAATAGAGACGATCCGAGGTGTCATAATCCGTGGAAACCGTCTCCGGATTGCAGTTGACCATGATGGTCTCATAGCCGCTCTCCCGTAACGCAAAGGAGGCATGGACACAACAGTAATCAAACTCGATGCCCTGACCGATGCGGTTGGGACCGCCACCCAGGATCATGATTTTTTTGCGCGCCGAGGGACGCGCCTCGCATACAGCCTCGTAAGTGGAGTACATGTAGGCCGTCTCGGTGGCAAACTCCGCCGCACACGTATCCACCCGTTTATAAACCGGCCTGATGCCAGTCAGCAGACGCTGTTGACGGACGAGGTCAGGTGTGGTTTTCAGCAGTTTGGCCAGACGATGGTCGGAAAAGCCCATGGCTTTGACGGCGTGCATCTGCTCGGGCGTCATGGCCGCCAGGGCGGTCCCACGCAATTGCTCCTCGGTGTTCACGATCTGCCAGATCTGATCGAGAAACCAGGGATCGATGCTGGTGAGCTGATGCACCCATGCGGCGGAGCGACCACACCGAAAAGCTTCAGCGACATACAAAACCCGCTCGGGTCCAGTCCGATGCAGCTCTTTTTCTAAAATCGCCTGCCGACCCTCCCGACTCATGGCCGGATCCAAAACCTCATCCAAGCCGCTCAAACCCGTCTCCAGGGAGCGCAAGGCTTTTTGGAACGACTCCTTGAAGGTCCGGCCAATGGCCATCGCCTCGCCCACCGACTTCATCTGGGTAGTCAGGACAGGCTCGGCCTGGGGAAATTTTTCAAAGGTGAAGCGAGGCACCTTGGTCACGACATAGTCGATGGTCGGCTCGAAAGAGGCCGGAATGACCCCGGTGATGTCGTTCATGATCTCGGGCAGGGTGTACCCCACAGCCAGCTTGGCTGCCACTTTGGCGATGGGAAACCCCGTGGCCTTGGAGGCCAACGCCGACGACCGGGAGACACGCGGGTTCATTTCAATGACCACCAGGCGTCCCGTCTCGGGATGCACGGCAAACTGGACGTTGGAGCCGCCCGTGTCCACCCCGATCTCGCGCAACACGGCGATCGAGGCGTTGCGCATGATCTGATATTCCTTGTCCGTCAGGGTCAGGGCCGGGGCCACCGTGATGGAGTCCCCCGTATGGACGCCCATGGGATCAAGATTTTC
This window encodes:
- the carB gene encoding carbamoyl-phosphate synthase large subunit, which gives rise to MPKRTDIRKILLIGSGPIVIGQACEFDYSGAQACKALGEEGYQVILVNSNPATIMTDPDLASRTYVEPITVEMVTEIIRKERPDVLLPTMGGQTGLNMAMQLADQGVLAEYGVEMIGATRDVIDKAENRELFKEAMTRIGLDMPRSGFAHNLEEARRILEEVGYPVVIRPSFTMGGSGGGIAYNQEEFDEIILSGLEASPISEVLVEESVLGWKEYEMEVVRDRQDNAIIVCSIENLDPMGVHTGDSITVAPALTLTDKEYQIMRNASIAVLREIGVDTGGSNVQFAVHPETGRLVVIEMNPRVSRSSALASKATGFPIAKVAAKLAVGYTLPEIMNDITGVIPASFEPTIDYVVTKVPRFTFEKFPQAEPVLTTQMKSVGEAMAIGRTFKESFQKALRSLETGLSGLDEVLDPAMSREGRQAILEKELHRTGPERVLYVAEAFRCGRSAAWVHQLTSIDPWFLDQIWQIVNTEEQLRGTALAAMTPEQMHAVKAMGFSDHRLAKLLKTTPDLVRQQRLLTGIRPVYKRVDTCAAEFATETAYMYSTYEAVCEARPSARKKIMILGGGPNRIGQGIEFDYCCVHASFALRESGYETIMVNCNPETVSTDYDTSDRLYFEPLTLEDVLSIVDVEKPHGVIVQFGGQTPLKLAKALEAAGVPIIGTTPDAIDVAEDRERFQQLLHRLGLRQPANGLSRSEAEALEVAERVGYPVVVRPSYVLGGRAMEIVFDARDLDRYMRTAVRASPDHPVLIDHFLQDAIEVDVDCVADGREAVVGGIMEHIEEAGVHSGDSACSLPPYSISADLCGEIERQTLKLADALSVIGLMNVQFAICQGEVYILEVNPRASRTVPFVSKATGVSLAKVAARLMAGETLAATGMTSYRLPEHISVKESVFPFAKFRGVDTILGPEMKSTGEVMGIADTFGMAFAKAQFGAGVFLPRAGDLNPQQKIFISVRDADKESMLPPSRQLLGMGYRLCATRGTAERLRREGLEVESVNKVNEGRPHVVDHMKNGLISMVFNTTEGKQATEDSFVVRRTALMCKIPYFTTVAGMRAAVSAMGAVQDTGFHCKALQDYYPGR
- a CDS encoding RlmE family RNA methyltransferase; the encoded protein is MVRRRPSSREWLREHREDPYVQAAARDGYRSRAAYKLLEIHERPPVKLLRPGMAVVDLGAAPGGWTQVALQHVGPRGVVVAVDLLAMDPLTGAEVIQGDFLQEATILEVRGALGRPADLLLSDMAPNMSGIKAVDQPRGELLAEAALAFAAAILKPQGTAVVKLFDGPGFHDLVRQARTAFGQVKVVKPKASRGRSPEHYLVCQGFRASLPNEEGIHARHQAGVHI
- the greA gene encoding transcription elongation factor GreA yields the protein MAQKVPLTLEGAEMLKAELKRRKTVDRSRVIEAIAEARAHGDLSENAEYAAAKEQQSFNEGRIQHLEATLANADIIDTSRLRSSKVVFGAKVTVTDEQTDEEATYHIVGAEEADLEKGKISITSPLARAMIGKGEGDSIEVRAPGGIRHYEILTIRF